One genomic segment of Paenibacillus durus includes these proteins:
- a CDS encoding Lsa family ABC-F type ribosomal protection protein: protein MSLINVTNLTFAYEGSYDNLFENVSFQIDTDWKLGFTGRNGRGKTTFLNLLLGKYEYSGNISANVHFEYFPFQVENKENLTYDVVEEIVPDYLQWKLLRELSLLNVSEDVLYRPFDSLSNGEQTKVLLAALFLMEHSFLLIDEPTNHLDMDARRIVSEYLSTKSGFILVSHDRSFLDNSVDHILAINKTNIEIHKGNFSDWWDNKERQDRFELAENDKLRKEIKRLSDTAKRTGGWSDEVEKTKNGTRNSGSKVDKGYIGHKAAKMMKRSKTMEHRQQSALEEKSKLLKNIESSDSLKIAQLVYHKSRLAELDKVSIYYGDKQVCQDISFTIEQGERIALSGKNGSGKSSILKLICGEDISYTGTFRKGSQLKISYVSQDTSHLQGNLTDYARTHGIDESLFKSILRKLDFSRNQFEKDISAYSGGQKKKVLIAKSLCEHAHLHIWDEPLNFIDVISRMQIEELLLEHSPTLLFVEHDREFCNNIATKLIEL, encoded by the coding sequence ATGTCATTAATCAATGTTACGAACCTGACGTTTGCCTATGAGGGCAGCTACGATAACCTGTTCGAGAACGTAAGCTTTCAAATCGATACCGATTGGAAATTGGGCTTTACCGGAAGAAACGGGAGAGGGAAGACTACTTTCCTAAACCTGCTGCTTGGTAAGTATGAGTATAGCGGGAACATTTCGGCGAATGTGCACTTTGAATATTTTCCGTTCCAAGTCGAAAACAAGGAAAATCTTACCTACGATGTCGTGGAGGAGATTGTTCCGGACTATCTTCAGTGGAAATTACTGCGTGAGCTTTCATTGCTGAACGTATCGGAGGATGTACTGTACCGGCCGTTTGATTCATTGTCTAACGGAGAACAGACGAAGGTGCTGCTGGCTGCATTATTTTTGATGGAGCACAGCTTTCTGTTAATTGATGAACCTACGAATCACCTGGACATGGACGCAAGAAGGATTGTCAGTGAATATCTGAGTACCAAGAGCGGATTTATTCTGGTGTCTCATGACCGATCGTTCCTGGATAATAGCGTGGACCATATCCTTGCTATCAATAAGACCAACATTGAAATTCATAAAGGCAATTTCTCGGACTGGTGGGACAATAAAGAAAGGCAGGATCGCTTTGAGCTGGCAGAGAACGATAAGCTGCGAAAAGAGATTAAACGTTTGTCGGATACGGCTAAACGAACGGGCGGCTGGTCCGACGAGGTTGAAAAAACGAAAAACGGCACAAGAAATTCCGGTTCCAAGGTAGATAAAGGCTATATCGGTCACAAGGCTGCCAAAATGATGAAACGCTCCAAAACGATGGAGCACAGACAGCAATCGGCGCTGGAGGAGAAGTCCAAGCTTCTAAAAAATATAGAAAGCTCAGACAGCCTCAAAATTGCACAGCTTGTGTATCATAAAAGCCGGCTTGCCGAGCTTGACAAGGTATCGATTTACTACGGCGATAAGCAGGTTTGCCAGGATATCAGCTTTACGATTGAGCAGGGTGAGCGAATCGCGCTTTCAGGCAAAAACGGCTCCGGAAAATCCAGCATACTCAAGCTGATTTGCGGTGAGGACATAAGCTATACGGGCACGTTCAGAAAGGGCAGCCAGCTTAAAATATCTTACGTCTCACAGGACACCTCCCATTTACAGGGCAACTTAACGGATTACGCCAGAACCCACGGGATTGATGAAAGCCTGTTTAAATCGATTTTAAGAAAGCTTGATTTTTCAAGAAATCAGTTTGAAAAGGATATATCCGCATACAGCGGCGGCCAAAAGAAGAAGGTGCTCATTGCCAAAAGTCTTTGCGAACACGCTCATTTGCATATTTGGGACGAACCGCTGAATTTTATCGATGTGATCTCCCGCATGCAAATTGAGGAGCTGCTGCTTGAACATTCGCCAACGCTCCTTTTTGTGGAGCATGACCGGGAATTTTGCAACAATATTGCCACAAAGCTGATTGAGCTGTAA
- a CDS encoding polyprenyl synthetase family protein translates to MNRVNEEFTDHADLWYRLAEQKAAQYFATLYMQVMEKTYVPILTKDIEVWKRNHVHHRSWLSFFSRGKRKPDSRDYHRYIGWLDYTGKLDEYLDRSVSYIYMRDLGKALDSPDTQTRIQHVVADIKKHLIHSTAAKRGEQPEYMSVAGFYRWAQKEGIEIAAMWVIDKLKNVAAHIPKEMNAEQAQRKLIKIIVGVVLHVIEEMGEETPPAERSRRLDEAIRLGYSYGLTYPFVDDLLDSQVLTAGEKEQYSHMIRTALLTGFVPELNGWARNDMEFIQYVHSELRDAFEYIKGVQRPETVSTFFEQSYVFFHSQDLDRAKDLSNADYTNEELYLPVILKSSSSRLIVRSVLSARMDKGFDHRMFYYGIYNQLADDFADMFDDMKDGAVTPYTYYLKYRNQRSDLINPFELYWAVISHLIHNVYHSDAKTREVILDRAINGLKRCKQRIGTEKYNEIMEIFASDNPEFNRLVGQMVRKAEDVDFFDKLLRDQMNTTLKSDRKEKEDYQNTIQTVREQINNLLLIPKNNGTPKVKEPLIDAANYSLEGDGKRIRPILTWVMGVNEYGLNAAAIAPLLRSLEYMHTASLIFDDLPSQDNAPTRRGRPTLHKVHNSATAELTGLFLIQKAIKEQASLDQFDAKTVLSLMQYSAQKAEDMCMGQAMDLHSKGKVLTLDQLNMMCFYKTGIAFEACLVMPAILAQVKEPEIASLKRFAYHAGIAFQIKDDLLDVEGDLLVLGKPTRQDIQNNSSTFVSVLGQEGARKEMWEHYCLAVEALREVPRNTAFLKHLLDYLVNRDR, encoded by the coding sequence ATGAATCGTGTGAATGAGGAATTTACAGATCATGCTGATCTATGGTATCGGCTGGCTGAGCAGAAGGCGGCTCAGTATTTTGCAACCCTTTATATGCAGGTTATGGAAAAGACTTATGTGCCCATCCTGACAAAAGATATTGAAGTCTGGAAACGGAACCATGTCCATCATCGTTCCTGGTTATCCTTTTTTTCACGGGGAAAAAGAAAACCTGACTCTCGGGACTATCATAGATATATAGGGTGGCTGGATTATACGGGCAAATTGGATGAGTATCTGGATCGAAGCGTTTCTTATATTTACATGAGGGATTTGGGCAAAGCCCTTGATTCTCCTGACACTCAGACCCGGATTCAGCATGTAGTTGCCGACATCAAAAAACACTTGATTCATTCCACTGCAGCAAAGCGGGGAGAACAGCCCGAGTATATGAGCGTGGCCGGGTTTTATAGGTGGGCTCAGAAAGAAGGCATAGAAATCGCCGCGATGTGGGTGATAGATAAACTAAAGAACGTCGCCGCCCATATTCCAAAAGAAATGAACGCCGAGCAAGCCCAGCGTAAACTGATCAAGATCATTGTCGGGGTTGTTCTGCATGTGATTGAAGAGATGGGGGAGGAAACGCCGCCTGCGGAACGTTCACGGAGACTGGATGAAGCCATCCGGCTAGGGTATTCCTACGGACTGACCTATCCTTTTGTAGACGATCTGCTTGATTCCCAGGTCTTAACCGCCGGGGAGAAAGAACAGTATTCTCATATGATACGAACCGCGCTTCTCACAGGGTTTGTGCCTGAACTTAACGGGTGGGCCAGAAATGACATGGAATTCATACAATACGTCCATTCAGAGCTCCGGGATGCTTTTGAATATATTAAGGGAGTTCAGCGTCCGGAAACAGTGAGCACATTTTTCGAGCAGTCCTATGTGTTTTTTCATTCCCAGGACCTCGACCGCGCAAAGGACCTATCCAATGCAGATTACACCAACGAAGAGCTTTATTTACCCGTCATTTTAAAATCCTCTTCTTCCAGGCTGATTGTCCGTTCCGTACTTAGCGCCCGGATGGATAAAGGCTTTGATCATCGCATGTTCTATTATGGCATCTACAACCAGCTGGCCGATGATTTTGCGGATATGTTTGACGACATGAAGGACGGTGCGGTAACACCCTATACCTATTATTTAAAATACCGTAATCAGCGCTCGGATCTTATTAACCCTTTTGAATTATACTGGGCAGTCATTTCCCATTTGATCCACAACGTATATCACTCCGATGCCAAGACCCGTGAGGTGATACTGGATCGGGCAATCAACGGTCTAAAACGATGCAAACAACGCATAGGCACTGAAAAGTATAATGAAATCATGGAGATATTTGCTTCAGATAATCCGGAATTTAATCGCCTCGTGGGGCAGATGGTTCGAAAAGCGGAGGATGTTGATTTCTTCGATAAACTGCTGCGGGACCAGATGAATACAACTTTGAAAAGCGACCGGAAGGAAAAGGAAGACTATCAGAATACGATCCAAACGGTCCGCGAGCAGATCAACAACCTATTGCTGATTCCCAAAAATAACGGGACTCCAAAGGTGAAAGAGCCGCTTATTGATGCCGCAAATTACAGTCTCGAAGGGGACGGGAAGCGGATACGGCCAATATTGACCTGGGTCATGGGCGTAAACGAATATGGACTGAATGCAGCCGCCATCGCGCCGCTTCTGAGATCACTCGAATACATGCATACTGCATCCCTGATCTTCGATGATCTGCCGTCCCAGGATAATGCGCCTACCCGCAGAGGACGTCCAACACTGCATAAGGTGCATAACAGCGCCACGGCGGAATTAACCGGGCTGTTTCTGATCCAGAAGGCGATCAAAGAACAGGCATCCCTTGACCAGTTCGATGCGAAGACCGTGCTTTCCTTGATGCAATATTCGGCCCAGAAGGCGGAAGATATGTGTATGGGGCAGGCGATGGATTTACATTCCAAAGGGAAAGTATTGACCCTGGACCAATTGAATATGATGTGTTTTTACAAAACCGGAATTGCATTTGAGGCTTGCCTAGTTATGCCTGCCATACTTGCTCAGGTTAAAGAGCCGGAAATCGCGTCTTTGAAGAGATTCGCTTATCATGCGGGCATCGCCTTTCAGATTAAGGATGATTTGCTTGATGTGGAAGGTGATCTGCTCGTACTTGGTAAGCCCACCCGCCAGGATATCCAAAACAACAGTTCAACTTTTGTATCCGTCCTTGGTCAAGAAGGCGCCCGAAAAGAGATGTGGGAGCACTACTGCCTGGCGGTTGAGGCTTTAAGAGAGGTGCCCCGTAATACTGCTTTTCTGAAGCATTTGCTGGATTATTTGGTGAACCGTGATCGTTAA
- a CDS encoding serine hydrolase domain-containing protein: protein MKKRLVWLLTAVIALTSLVPTEAIASSNKVVDTNQALEKIASEKAALLTKNYGTVSVQYALIDHGEIKVSGQTGVNDKAGKIPLSKDTMYGIGSTSKMFTAAAVMKLVDEGKINLDTPLVQYITDFKMKDERYKQITPRMLLNHSSGLQGTSLRNAFLFNDPDTYAHDTLLQQLSTQSLKADPGAFSVYCNDGFMLAEILVERVSGMDFTAFIHQYFTGPLEMNHTNTPQDLLEPGKLAALYYPPFEKQLPNETVNAIGVGGIYSTAEDLVQFSQIFTGQKDGILSDEAVRAMEQEEYKKGLWPQEADSSIDFGLGWDSVRLFPFNDYGMKGLSKGGDTILYHASFVVLPEQNMAAAVLSSGGSSSLNEMLASELLLQAMKEKGTIQDIKPGKSFGTPVKADMSNDVMKNVGYYGTLNQLVKIDIKDGILSISVPSMPGYPEQEFVYTSDGAFVNQEGSAKVSFVTEKNGRTYLWIRQYATIPGLGQQAMSQYLAEKLESNPISTETAEAWAKREGKTYYPVSEKFSSVIFMIMPTLKITRTDDLQGYLMDKKITGPNTAVSQHQIPAIGSRDTAEYRFYTKDGIEYLEAAGSLYVSEDIIKPLFAGKHSAVTVQADGNARWYRVPSAAAGKKMTVATPAKGAFAVYDAQGKCVSYTVISRNNKVVLPENGTIVFAGNAGTVFRITLEK from the coding sequence ATGAAGAAAAGATTGGTTTGGTTATTAACGGCCGTAATTGCACTGACTTCGCTTGTCCCAACGGAGGCGATAGCGTCCAGCAACAAAGTGGTCGATACTAATCAGGCGCTGGAGAAGATCGCTTCTGAAAAGGCGGCGCTGTTAACCAAAAATTACGGTACGGTCAGCGTCCAGTATGCATTGATTGATCACGGCGAGATTAAGGTGTCGGGACAGACAGGGGTAAACGATAAGGCAGGGAAAATCCCGCTTAGCAAGGATACCATGTATGGCATTGGATCGACGAGCAAAATGTTTACGGCCGCCGCTGTCATGAAATTGGTAGATGAGGGGAAGATCAATTTGGATACCCCTTTGGTGCAGTACATAACGGATTTCAAGATGAAGGATGAACGTTATAAGCAAATTACCCCGCGTATGCTGCTGAACCATTCCTCTGGCCTGCAAGGCACAAGCCTTAGAAATGCTTTTCTGTTCAATGATCCAGACACCTATGCTCATGATACGCTGCTGCAGCAATTGTCCACCCAGAGCTTAAAAGCGGACCCAGGCGCCTTCTCCGTGTATTGCAATGACGGATTCATGCTGGCGGAGATTCTTGTTGAGAGAGTTAGCGGCATGGATTTTACCGCATTCATCCATCAATATTTTACTGGACCGCTAGAAATGAACCATACGAATACACCGCAGGACTTACTGGAACCAGGCAAACTGGCCGCTCTTTATTATCCGCCTTTTGAGAAGCAGCTGCCGAATGAAACGGTCAATGCAATTGGAGTGGGAGGAATTTATTCCACCGCAGAAGATCTGGTACAATTCTCGCAAATATTTACAGGACAGAAGGACGGCATTCTCTCGGACGAGGCGGTCCGTGCAATGGAGCAGGAGGAATACAAAAAAGGGCTATGGCCCCAAGAAGCCGACAGCTCGATTGACTTTGGGCTTGGCTGGGACAGTGTAAGGTTGTTTCCGTTTAACGATTATGGAATGAAGGGTTTAAGTAAAGGCGGGGATACGATTTTGTATCATGCTTCCTTTGTTGTCCTTCCCGAGCAGAACATGGCTGCGGCAGTGCTGTCGTCGGGCGGCAGCAGCTCGTTGAACGAGATGCTGGCGAGTGAGCTGCTTCTTCAGGCAATGAAAGAGAAGGGCACGATCCAAGACATCAAACCCGGGAAATCATTCGGCACGCCGGTTAAAGCCGATATGTCCAATGACGTAATGAAGAACGTGGGCTATTATGGTACCCTCAACCAACTGGTTAAAATTGATATCAAGGATGGGATACTGTCCATATCGGTTCCGAGTATGCCTGGATATCCGGAGCAGGAGTTTGTATATACATCGGACGGGGCTTTTGTTAACCAGGAGGGCAGCGCGAAGGTCAGTTTTGTAACTGAAAAAAATGGACGCACCTATCTCTGGATCAGACAATATGCGACCATTCCGGGTTTAGGACAACAGGCCATGTCTCAGTATTTAGCTGAGAAGCTCGAATCTAACCCAATATCCACAGAGACAGCAGAGGCATGGGCGAAGCGGGAAGGTAAAACCTATTATCCTGTGAGCGAGAAGTTCAGTTCGGTCATATTCATGATTATGCCGACCCTTAAGATCACCCGGACCGACGATCTGCAAGGATATTTAATGGATAAAAAAATTACTGGCCCGAATACGGCTGTGAGCCAGCATCAAATTCCTGCGATAGGAAGCCGGGATACAGCTGAATACCGTTTTTACACAAAAGATGGGATTGAGTACCTTGAAGCCGCTGGAAGCTTATATGTCAGTGAGGATATCATAAAGCCGCTATTTGCGGGGAAACATTCAGCGGTTACTGTGCAAGCCGATGGCAACGCCAGATGGTACAGAGTTCCCTCTGCCGCGGCCGGTAAGAAGATGACTGTCGCAACACCGGCGAAAGGAGCTTTTGCGGTGTATGACGCCCAGGGAAAATGCGTGAGCTACACTGTAATCAGCCGCAATAACAAAGTGGTTCTGCCTGAAAATGGAACGATTGTATTTGCAGGCAATGCCGGCACTGTATTCCGCATTACATTGGAAAAGTAA